In Desulfofustis limnaeus, the genomic stretch CGACCCGGAACCATGGTCTGGAGATGCGCGCCGGCCTGCTGGCGGCCTTTGCCCATATCAACGAACGCGGCGGCGTCAAGGGGCGATCAATTCATCTGGTGAGTCTCGACGACGGATATGAACCGGACAAGGCGGTGAAAAATACCATCAGGTTGATCACCGAGGAAGGTGTCTTCCTGCTGATCGGCGAGGTGGGAACGCCAACCTCAAAAGCGGTGATCCCGATTGTCGAGGAGTTCGAGATCCCGTTTTTTGCACCTTTTACCGGCGCCGAACTACTTCGTGAACCGTTTCGTCGTTATGTCATCAATGTGCGGGCCAGCTATTACCAGGAAATGGAGGCGCTCGCCGCCTATCTGATCGATCAGCAGCGGTTGCAGCGGATTGCCTGCTTCTACCAGAACGACAGCTATGGGCTCACCGGACTGAAGGGCATCGAATTGGCTCTGGCCCGCCGCGGCATGGAACTGGTCAGTAAAGGGGCCTACGAGCGCAATACGCTGGCGGTCATGGGCGGAATCCGCGACATCTACCGCGCCGACCCGCAAGCGGTAGTGATGGTCGGCGCTTATCCGGCCTGCGCTGAATTCATCAAACTGAGCAAGGTCAAGATGAACCGGGATCTGCCTTTTTGCAACATCTCCTTCGTCGGTACTGAGAGCTTGAAAAAGGTCCTCGGCGCCTATGGCGAGAATGTTATCGTTTCTCAGGTGGTTCCCCACCCGTTGAGCAACGATATCAGCCTGGTTCGCGAGTTCCAGGAATCCATGAGCGTGTACCAGCACGACGCACCGATCAGCTTCATCAGTCTCGAAGGCTATATCGCCGGCAAACTGTTCGCCCAAATCGCCGCCACCGTGCCCGGCGAATTGACCAGGGAAGCATTCATCAGCACCATGCAGGAGGTCGGCAGTTTCGATCTGGGCGGCATTACCTTGCATTTCGGCCCCGGCGATCACCAGGGGATGGATTCGGTCTTTCTCACCACCATCTTTCCCGAGATCGTCAAAATTGAAAACAACAACCACCCTTGACCTCATAGGGCACACGGATCGATAGACTGGACATGCCCCGGCTCACCCCGTACAACATCCTGAAACGGCTCAAGTCGCACAAGGTCTCACTGTCGGCCGCACCGTTTTACGCTTCACTGCTGGTGATCATGGCGCTGGCCATTTTCATCGGCATCTTCTGGGCCATCAACGAATACCAAGCCTTGCAAGAGAGTATCGCCAATATCCGGACCACCTACGAGCAGCAATACCGGGACCGGGTCAAAGAGGAGTTTGATACCGTCATCGATTTCATCAATTTCACCAGAGACCAGGCCAATATCACCGTTGAGGAGGATATCCGCAACCGTGTCCAGTCTGCCTACACCATCGCCTCCCATCTCTATTCGCTTTACAAGGATGAACAGAGCAACGAGGAAATTCGCTCGATGATCGCCGAAGTGCTCCGCCCCATCCGTTGGTACGACGAGCGCGGTTATTTTTTCGCCGGGCAGATCGATACCGGTATCATCGACCTGTTTGCCGATGAACCCTCGTATGAAGGAACAAAGAACCTGCAAGCCCTCGATCGTCAGCCAACGGCGGTGATTAACGATATCATCGAGATCGTAACCGAACGGGAAGCCGGTATCTACCGCTACAATCTGATCAAACCGTCATTTACCGATCTGGTCTTCTCCAAGATCTGCTTTGTCAAATATTTTCAGCCATTGAACTGGTTCATCGGCGCCGGCGTCTACAACAACGACATGGAAAACCTGAACCAGGCGAACGTATTGGCTCGCATCAGCCAGATGAAATTCGGCCGGGGCGGCGAAGTCTTCGTCTTTCGCTTCGACGGCACCATCCTCTCCCACCAGAACCAGCAGCTGATCGGCCGTTCCATCCGCACGCTGACCAACGCCACCGGAGAAGCCTATGGAGAAGCCATCTGGCAGGCCAGCACCGCCCCCCCGGACCAGCGCTATGTGGCCTTTCACGACGGGAACCCGAAAAACCTCCCCTATCAGCAAAAGCTGTGCTTTGTCGGTCCCTTCAAAGACTGGGGCTGGACCATCGCCACCAGCATGCACATGAGCGAAATGGAAGAACTGGTGGCCACCGCCATCCAGACCTACCGCCGGATCGCATTCAAAAACGTATCGACCTTTCTCGTCCTCTTTACCGTCGCCGTCTCCCTGCTGCTGCTCGTCGCCTACTATTACACCGTCAAGATTAAACAGGGCTTCAGCCTGTTCACCGATTTTTTCCGGCGCGCCGCCGATGCCAAGGTGAAAATTGAAAACGAAGACCTGGCGTTCAGCGAGTTTGAAGACCTGTCGGTACTCGCCAATCGGATGGTCGACGACCGGATCCAGAAGGAGCGGTTGCTCCATCGCGACGAACTACGTCTCGACACCCTGCTTCGTCTGGGCATGATGGAAAATTTCTCGCTGAAGGACAAATACGAGTTCACCTTGCAACGGATCGTCCAGGTCACCCGTTCCGAGCAGGGATATCTCGCCCTGGTGAACGTTCCGCAGAGCCATATTACCATCATCTCCCACCGGTGGGCCGACGGCACCAAGGTCCACTACGACAACAAGCGCCGCATCTCCAGCATCGTCGCCCGGGCCGGCCTGCCGGGAACCGCCGTGCAAAGGAAGACCGCCGTCATCTGCAATCATTGCAGCAAATCGGGCAACGAGGCAACCTACCCGTACCAGACTCCGATCAAACGCCACTTGGATGTGCCGATCTACGCCAGTGGTCTTATCGTTCTGGTCGCCGGCGTCTGCAATAATCAAGACATGTACGACAATGCCGATGTTCGGCAGATGACCATGGTGCTGGAAGGCATGTGGCTGCATATCCTCAAGACCCGGTCGGAGAAAAAAATGGCTCGACTTGAACGGCGGGTCATCGCCGTCCGGGAAGCGGAGCGCAGCAACATCGGCCGGCTCCTTCACGACGATCTCGGCTCCCAT encodes the following:
- a CDS encoding cache domain-containing protein; this encodes MPRLTPYNILKRLKSHKVSLSAAPFYASLLVIMALAIFIGIFWAINEYQALQESIANIRTTYEQQYRDRVKEEFDTVIDFINFTRDQANITVEEDIRNRVQSAYTIASHLYSLYKDEQSNEEIRSMIAEVLRPIRWYDERGYFFAGQIDTGIIDLFADEPSYEGTKNLQALDRQPTAVINDIIEIVTEREAGIYRYNLIKPSFTDLVFSKICFVKYFQPLNWFIGAGVYNNDMENLNQANVLARISQMKFGRGGEVFVFRFDGTILSHQNQQLIGRSIRTLTNATGEAYGEAIWQASTAPPDQRYVAFHDGNPKNLPYQQKLCFVGPFKDWGWTIATSMHMSEMEELVATAIQTYRRIAFKNVSTFLVLFTVAVSLLLLVAYYYTVKIKQGFSLFTDFFRRAADAKVKIENEDLAFSEFEDLSVLANRMVDDRIQKERLLHRDELRLDTLLRLGMMENFSLKDKYEFTLQRIVQVTRSEQGYLALVNVPQSHITIISHRWADGTKVHYDNKRRISSIVARAGLPGTAVQRKTAVICNHCSKSGNEATYPYQTPIKRHLDVPIYASGLIVLVAGVCNNQDMYDNADVRQMTMVLEGMWLHILKTRSEKKMARLERRVIAVREAERSNIGRLLHDDLGSHLSGVELLVKALKRTLDKDLPTRAEQLESIRTLIVDATEKTRRLARGLYPVHIIENGLEAAIEELAMEIETLFGISCELSFHCTAEYSDNTIATHIYYIIREAAFNAAKHGKPENIGITMHTEANLLSIKIIDNGSGFDTLSTRKGMGLHTMEYRAKAIGATLSVQSGAMGTIVSVTKEINS
- a CDS encoding ABC transporter substrate-binding protein, with amino-acid sequence MTLDPKILPAPACSAHRLLLLVAILLGFCPGLATAAASPGNPSVRPSSIILGQSCALSGPTRNHGLEMRAGLLAAFAHINERGGVKGRSIHLVSLDDGYEPDKAVKNTIRLITEEGVFLLIGEVGTPTSKAVIPIVEEFEIPFFAPFTGAELLREPFRRYVINVRASYYQEMEALAAYLIDQQRLQRIACFYQNDSYGLTGLKGIELALARRGMELVSKGAYERNTLAVMGGIRDIYRADPQAVVMVGAYPACAEFIKLSKVKMNRDLPFCNISFVGTESLKKVLGAYGENVIVSQVVPHPLSNDISLVREFQESMSVYQHDAPISFISLEGYIAGKLFAQIAATVPGELTREAFISTMQEVGSFDLGGITLHFGPGDHQGMDSVFLTTIFPEIVKIENNNHP